The Polyodon spathula isolate WHYD16114869_AA chromosome 23, ASM1765450v1, whole genome shotgun sequence genome has a window encoding:
- the LOC121297883 gene encoding LOW QUALITY PROTEIN: aminomethyltransferase, mitochondrial-like (The sequence of the model RefSeq protein was modified relative to this genomic sequence to represent the inferred CDS: inserted 2 bases in 1 codon), with translation MLLRVVAGIRFGTGIQKEVLRAAVPGVRQERHSSTAEDFLKKTALYEFHRAHGGKMVEFAGWSMPVQYKDSHIASHLHTRQHCSIFDVSHMLQSEVHGKDRVKFIESLIVGDVAELKDNQGTLSLFTNEKGGIMDDLIVTKTSLGYLYIVXKDSAHMQAKLKEFKAAGHDAELEFLDYSLIVLQGPEMARVLQAGVSDDLRKLTFMTSTMATVFGIAECRVTRCGYTGEGGVEISVPSQHAVQLTETLLKDSAVKMSGLGARDSLRLEAGLCLYGNDIDERTTPVEASLVWTIGKRRRKAMDFPGAAVVVPQIKEKTRRKRVGLVSTGPPVQQHTPILSPEGRVIGEVTSGCPSPCLKQNVAMGYVEEEFIKLGTFIKVEVRKKVVDAVVSKMPFFPTRYYSGK, from the exons ATGTTGCTTCGGGTCGTAGCTGGTATCCGGTTCGGGACCGGGATCCAGAAGGAAGTCCTGCGGGCCGCGGTACCGGGAGTTAGGCAAGAGCGTCATTCTTCCACTGCAGAG GACTTTCTCAAGAAGACTGCTCTGTATGAGTTCCACCGTGCTCATGGAGGGAAGATGGTGGAGTTTGCTGGCTGGAGCATGCCTGTGCAGTACAAGGACAGCCACATCGCCTCCCACCTGCACACACGGCAGCACTGCTCCATCTTCGACGTCTCTCATATGCTGCAG AGTGAAGTTCATGGGAAGGACCGGGTGAAGTTCATTGAGAGCCTGATAGTGGGAGACGTTGCAGAGCTGAAGGATAACCAG GGCACCCTCTCGCTGTTCACCAACGAGAAGGGCGGGATCATGGACGACCTGATCGTCACGAAGACCAGCTTGGGTTACCTGTACATTGT TAAAGACTCCGCCCACATGCAG GCTAAACTAAAAGAGTTCAAAGCTGCCGGGCATGATGCAGAACTGGAGTTTCTAGACTATTCCCTGATTGTTTTGCAAG GCCCGGAAATGGCAAGGGTCCTTCAGGCAGGTGTGTCAGACGACCTCCGCAAACTGACCTTCATGACGAGCACCATGGCAACGGTTTTTGGAATCGCGGAATGTAGAGTGACCCGCTGCGGATACACTGGAGAGGGCGGGGTGGAG ATCTCGGTCCCCTCTCAGCACGCAGTCCAGCTGACCGAGACCCTCCTGAAGGACAGTGCAGTCAAGATGTCCGGTCTGGGGGCCAGAGATAGCTTGCGGCTGGAGGCGGGGCTCTGTCTTTATGGCAACGACATTGATGAGCGCACTACCCCCGTGGAGGCCAGCCTGGTCTGGACGATAG GTAAGCGGCGGAGGAAAGCGATGGATTTCCCAGGGGCTGCCGTCGTGGTTCCGCAGATCAAAGAGAAGACGAGGAGGAAGCGTGTGGGGCTGGTGTCCACAGGGCCCCCTGTCCAGCAGCACACCCCAATACTGAGCCCTGAGGGCAGGGTGATCG GTGAGGTCACCAGTGGTTGCCCCTCCCCCTGCCTCAAACAGAATGTTGCCATGGGATACGTGGAGGAGGAGTTCATCAAGTTAGGAACGTTCATCAAGGTGGAGGTCAGAAAGAAGGTCGTTGACGCGGTCGTCAGTAAAATGCCGTTCTTCCCAACCCGATACTACAGCGGGAAATAG
- the ifrd2 gene encoding interferon-related developmental regulator 2 isoform X1, translated as MHLEWSGLGELVQSQYCGLTFSGSLRQELLQFHLSAKAPQSGKGGRNGAKGESAASDDDVASEVLSHCSSASDTTSVNEEGAGTEPGDEQTAAEETEDKLKQCIDNLMDKSVKSRLNGLESLKLAFSSKTLCDFLVERRLTLTDCLERCLRKGGVEEQAAAAQVSALLCIQLGGVSEGEEIFKVLQPILSTILSDPGASPAARQSCASALGMCCYVAAADDVEDLCKSLSHLESIFTESYPKRDGTLPTHKPGIQALHCTALQSWSLLITICPASRVDKLLDEHLPRLQACLSSNDVNFRIAVGETIALLIELARESDREFVYEDTEDLCEQLKGLATDSNKYRAKTDRRKQRSVFREVLHSIESEDFTEERIRFSVESIYIDCWVRRRIYDAFKEVLGSGVLHHLQLNQLLRDIFELGPPLMLDRASIRASKVSRFEKHLYNSAAFKARTKIRNKVRDKRADVL; from the exons ATGCACTTGGAGTGGAGCGGACTGGGAGAGCTGGTTCAGTCCCAGTACTGCGGTCTCACATTCTCAG GATCTCTGAGACAGGAGCTGCTCCAGTTCCATCTGTCTGCCAAGGCACCTCAGTCTGGTAAAG GAGGTCGGAATGGTGCAAAGGGCGAGTCTGCGGCGAGCGATGATGATGTCGCTAGTGAAGTGCTGAGTCACTGCAGCAGTGCCAGTGACACGACCTCAGTCAATGAAGAGGGAGCTG GCACTGAGCCCGGGGATGAGCAGACAGCCGCGGAGGAGACAGAAGACAAGCTGAAGCAGTGCATCGATAATTTAATGGATAAGAG tgtgaAATCCCGCCTGAATGGTCTGGAGAGTCTGAAGCTGGCATTCTCCTCCAAGACGCTGTGTGACTTCCTGGTGGAGCGCAGGCTCACCCTGACTGACTGCCTGGAGAGGTGTCTGCGCAAAG GAGGGGTGGAGGAGCAAGCTGCTGCAGCCCAGGTCTCTGCTCTCCTGTGTATCCAGCTGGGCGGGGTGTCGGAGGGAGAGGAGATCTTCAAAGTCCTGCAGCCGATTCTGAGCACCATCCTCAGCGACCCCGGCGCCAGCCCGGCCGCCCGCCAAAGT tgtGCCAGTGCTCTGGGAATGTGCTGCtatgttgctgctgctgatgatgTGGAG gACCTGTGCAAGTCCCTGTCCCACTTAGAGAGCATCTTCACCGAATCCTACCCCAAGCGGGACGGCACCCTCCCCACCCACAAGCCCGGCATCCAGGCCCTTCACTGCACCGCCCTGCAGTCCTGGTCTCTGCTCATCACTATCTGCCCTGCATCCAGGGTTGACAAGCTCCTGGACGA GCACCTGCCCAGACTGCAGGCCTGTCTGTCCAGCAATGACGTCAACTTCCGCATAGCGGTGGGGGAGACCATCGCCTTGCTCATCGAACTGGCCCGAGAATCCGACCGG GAGTTTGTGTATGAAGACACGGAGGACCTGTGTGAGCAACTGAAGGGACTGGCGACGGACAGCAACAAGTATCGTGCCAAGACTGACCGACGGAAACAGCGCTCTGTCTTCAGAGAGGTGCTGCACTCAATCGAG AGTGAAGATTTTACCGAAGAGAGGATCCGGTTCAGTGTGGAGAGCATCTATATAGATTGCTGGGTCCGCAGGAGAATTTATGATGCTTTTAAAGAGGTTCTGGGGTCCGGAGTCCTACACCACCTACAG CTGAACCAGCTGCTGAGAGACATCTTTGAGCTGGGACCCCCTCTGATGCTGGACCGTGCTTCCATTCGAGCCAGCAAGGTCTCCCGCTTTGAAAAG CATCTGTACAACTCTGCAGCGTTTAAAGCCAGGACAAAAATAAGGAATAAAGTGAGGGATAAGCGAGCCGACGTACTATAA
- the ifrd2 gene encoding interferon-related developmental regulator 2 isoform X3, which translates to MHLEWSGLGELVQSQYCGLTFSGGRNGAKGESAASDDDVASEVLSHCSSASDTTSVNEEGAGTEPGDEQTAAEETEDKLKQCIDNLMDKSVKSRLNGLESLKLAFSSKTLCDFLVERRLTLTDCLERCLRKGGVEEQAAAAQVSALLCIQLGGVSEGEEIFKVLQPILSTILSDPGASPAARQSCASALGMCCYVAAADDVEDLCKSLSHLESIFTESYPKRDGTLPTHKPGIQALHCTALQSWSLLITICPASRVDKLLDEHLPRLQACLSSNDVNFRIAVGETIALLIELARESDREFVYEDTEDLCEQLKGLATDSNKYRAKTDRRKQRSVFREVLHSIESEDFTEERIRFSVESIYIDCWVRRRIYDAFKEVLGSGVLHHLQLNQLLRDIFELGPPLMLDRASIRASKVSRFEKHLYNSAAFKARTKIRNKVRDKRADVL; encoded by the exons ATGCACTTGGAGTGGAGCGGACTGGGAGAGCTGGTTCAGTCCCAGTACTGCGGTCTCACATTCTCAG GAGGTCGGAATGGTGCAAAGGGCGAGTCTGCGGCGAGCGATGATGATGTCGCTAGTGAAGTGCTGAGTCACTGCAGCAGTGCCAGTGACACGACCTCAGTCAATGAAGAGGGAGCTG GCACTGAGCCCGGGGATGAGCAGACAGCCGCGGAGGAGACAGAAGACAAGCTGAAGCAGTGCATCGATAATTTAATGGATAAGAG tgtgaAATCCCGCCTGAATGGTCTGGAGAGTCTGAAGCTGGCATTCTCCTCCAAGACGCTGTGTGACTTCCTGGTGGAGCGCAGGCTCACCCTGACTGACTGCCTGGAGAGGTGTCTGCGCAAAG GAGGGGTGGAGGAGCAAGCTGCTGCAGCCCAGGTCTCTGCTCTCCTGTGTATCCAGCTGGGCGGGGTGTCGGAGGGAGAGGAGATCTTCAAAGTCCTGCAGCCGATTCTGAGCACCATCCTCAGCGACCCCGGCGCCAGCCCGGCCGCCCGCCAAAGT tgtGCCAGTGCTCTGGGAATGTGCTGCtatgttgctgctgctgatgatgTGGAG gACCTGTGCAAGTCCCTGTCCCACTTAGAGAGCATCTTCACCGAATCCTACCCCAAGCGGGACGGCACCCTCCCCACCCACAAGCCCGGCATCCAGGCCCTTCACTGCACCGCCCTGCAGTCCTGGTCTCTGCTCATCACTATCTGCCCTGCATCCAGGGTTGACAAGCTCCTGGACGA GCACCTGCCCAGACTGCAGGCCTGTCTGTCCAGCAATGACGTCAACTTCCGCATAGCGGTGGGGGAGACCATCGCCTTGCTCATCGAACTGGCCCGAGAATCCGACCGG GAGTTTGTGTATGAAGACACGGAGGACCTGTGTGAGCAACTGAAGGGACTGGCGACGGACAGCAACAAGTATCGTGCCAAGACTGACCGACGGAAACAGCGCTCTGTCTTCAGAGAGGTGCTGCACTCAATCGAG AGTGAAGATTTTACCGAAGAGAGGATCCGGTTCAGTGTGGAGAGCATCTATATAGATTGCTGGGTCCGCAGGAGAATTTATGATGCTTTTAAAGAGGTTCTGGGGTCCGGAGTCCTACACCACCTACAG CTGAACCAGCTGCTGAGAGACATCTTTGAGCTGGGACCCCCTCTGATGCTGGACCGTGCTTCCATTCGAGCCAGCAAGGTCTCCCGCTTTGAAAAG CATCTGTACAACTCTGCAGCGTTTAAAGCCAGGACAAAAATAAGGAATAAAGTGAGGGATAAGCGAGCCGACGTACTATAA
- the ifrd2 gene encoding interferon-related developmental regulator 2 isoform X2, with protein sequence MQRSKKGRRGGSNRGSLRQELLQFHLSAKAPQSGKGGRNGAKGESAASDDDVASEVLSHCSSASDTTSVNEEGAGTEPGDEQTAAEETEDKLKQCIDNLMDKSVKSRLNGLESLKLAFSSKTLCDFLVERRLTLTDCLERCLRKGGVEEQAAAAQVSALLCIQLGGVSEGEEIFKVLQPILSTILSDPGASPAARQSCASALGMCCYVAAADDVEDLCKSLSHLESIFTESYPKRDGTLPTHKPGIQALHCTALQSWSLLITICPASRVDKLLDEHLPRLQACLSSNDVNFRIAVGETIALLIELARESDREFVYEDTEDLCEQLKGLATDSNKYRAKTDRRKQRSVFREVLHSIESEDFTEERIRFSVESIYIDCWVRRRIYDAFKEVLGSGVLHHLQLNQLLRDIFELGPPLMLDRASIRASKVSRFEKHLYNSAAFKARTKIRNKVRDKRADVL encoded by the exons ATGCAGAGATCTAAGAAAGGGAGACGTGGAGGCAGTAACCGGG GATCTCTGAGACAGGAGCTGCTCCAGTTCCATCTGTCTGCCAAGGCACCTCAGTCTGGTAAAG GAGGTCGGAATGGTGCAAAGGGCGAGTCTGCGGCGAGCGATGATGATGTCGCTAGTGAAGTGCTGAGTCACTGCAGCAGTGCCAGTGACACGACCTCAGTCAATGAAGAGGGAGCTG GCACTGAGCCCGGGGATGAGCAGACAGCCGCGGAGGAGACAGAAGACAAGCTGAAGCAGTGCATCGATAATTTAATGGATAAGAG tgtgaAATCCCGCCTGAATGGTCTGGAGAGTCTGAAGCTGGCATTCTCCTCCAAGACGCTGTGTGACTTCCTGGTGGAGCGCAGGCTCACCCTGACTGACTGCCTGGAGAGGTGTCTGCGCAAAG GAGGGGTGGAGGAGCAAGCTGCTGCAGCCCAGGTCTCTGCTCTCCTGTGTATCCAGCTGGGCGGGGTGTCGGAGGGAGAGGAGATCTTCAAAGTCCTGCAGCCGATTCTGAGCACCATCCTCAGCGACCCCGGCGCCAGCCCGGCCGCCCGCCAAAGT tgtGCCAGTGCTCTGGGAATGTGCTGCtatgttgctgctgctgatgatgTGGAG gACCTGTGCAAGTCCCTGTCCCACTTAGAGAGCATCTTCACCGAATCCTACCCCAAGCGGGACGGCACCCTCCCCACCCACAAGCCCGGCATCCAGGCCCTTCACTGCACCGCCCTGCAGTCCTGGTCTCTGCTCATCACTATCTGCCCTGCATCCAGGGTTGACAAGCTCCTGGACGA GCACCTGCCCAGACTGCAGGCCTGTCTGTCCAGCAATGACGTCAACTTCCGCATAGCGGTGGGGGAGACCATCGCCTTGCTCATCGAACTGGCCCGAGAATCCGACCGG GAGTTTGTGTATGAAGACACGGAGGACCTGTGTGAGCAACTGAAGGGACTGGCGACGGACAGCAACAAGTATCGTGCCAAGACTGACCGACGGAAACAGCGCTCTGTCTTCAGAGAGGTGCTGCACTCAATCGAG AGTGAAGATTTTACCGAAGAGAGGATCCGGTTCAGTGTGGAGAGCATCTATATAGATTGCTGGGTCCGCAGGAGAATTTATGATGCTTTTAAAGAGGTTCTGGGGTCCGGAGTCCTACACCACCTACAG CTGAACCAGCTGCTGAGAGACATCTTTGAGCTGGGACCCCCTCTGATGCTGGACCGTGCTTCCATTCGAGCCAGCAAGGTCTCCCGCTTTGAAAAG CATCTGTACAACTCTGCAGCGTTTAAAGCCAGGACAAAAATAAGGAATAAAGTGAGGGATAAGCGAGCCGACGTACTATAA
- the ifrd2 gene encoding interferon-related developmental regulator 2 isoform X4, whose amino-acid sequence MQRSKKGRRGGSNRGGRNGAKGESAASDDDVASEVLSHCSSASDTTSVNEEGAGTEPGDEQTAAEETEDKLKQCIDNLMDKSVKSRLNGLESLKLAFSSKTLCDFLVERRLTLTDCLERCLRKGGVEEQAAAAQVSALLCIQLGGVSEGEEIFKVLQPILSTILSDPGASPAARQSCASALGMCCYVAAADDVEDLCKSLSHLESIFTESYPKRDGTLPTHKPGIQALHCTALQSWSLLITICPASRVDKLLDEHLPRLQACLSSNDVNFRIAVGETIALLIELARESDREFVYEDTEDLCEQLKGLATDSNKYRAKTDRRKQRSVFREVLHSIESEDFTEERIRFSVESIYIDCWVRRRIYDAFKEVLGSGVLHHLQLNQLLRDIFELGPPLMLDRASIRASKVSRFEKHLYNSAAFKARTKIRNKVRDKRADVL is encoded by the exons ATGCAGAGATCTAAGAAAGGGAGACGTGGAGGCAGTAACCGGG GAGGTCGGAATGGTGCAAAGGGCGAGTCTGCGGCGAGCGATGATGATGTCGCTAGTGAAGTGCTGAGTCACTGCAGCAGTGCCAGTGACACGACCTCAGTCAATGAAGAGGGAGCTG GCACTGAGCCCGGGGATGAGCAGACAGCCGCGGAGGAGACAGAAGACAAGCTGAAGCAGTGCATCGATAATTTAATGGATAAGAG tgtgaAATCCCGCCTGAATGGTCTGGAGAGTCTGAAGCTGGCATTCTCCTCCAAGACGCTGTGTGACTTCCTGGTGGAGCGCAGGCTCACCCTGACTGACTGCCTGGAGAGGTGTCTGCGCAAAG GAGGGGTGGAGGAGCAAGCTGCTGCAGCCCAGGTCTCTGCTCTCCTGTGTATCCAGCTGGGCGGGGTGTCGGAGGGAGAGGAGATCTTCAAAGTCCTGCAGCCGATTCTGAGCACCATCCTCAGCGACCCCGGCGCCAGCCCGGCCGCCCGCCAAAGT tgtGCCAGTGCTCTGGGAATGTGCTGCtatgttgctgctgctgatgatgTGGAG gACCTGTGCAAGTCCCTGTCCCACTTAGAGAGCATCTTCACCGAATCCTACCCCAAGCGGGACGGCACCCTCCCCACCCACAAGCCCGGCATCCAGGCCCTTCACTGCACCGCCCTGCAGTCCTGGTCTCTGCTCATCACTATCTGCCCTGCATCCAGGGTTGACAAGCTCCTGGACGA GCACCTGCCCAGACTGCAGGCCTGTCTGTCCAGCAATGACGTCAACTTCCGCATAGCGGTGGGGGAGACCATCGCCTTGCTCATCGAACTGGCCCGAGAATCCGACCGG GAGTTTGTGTATGAAGACACGGAGGACCTGTGTGAGCAACTGAAGGGACTGGCGACGGACAGCAACAAGTATCGTGCCAAGACTGACCGACGGAAACAGCGCTCTGTCTTCAGAGAGGTGCTGCACTCAATCGAG AGTGAAGATTTTACCGAAGAGAGGATCCGGTTCAGTGTGGAGAGCATCTATATAGATTGCTGGGTCCGCAGGAGAATTTATGATGCTTTTAAAGAGGTTCTGGGGTCCGGAGTCCTACACCACCTACAG CTGAACCAGCTGCTGAGAGACATCTTTGAGCTGGGACCCCCTCTGATGCTGGACCGTGCTTCCATTCGAGCCAGCAAGGTCTCCCGCTTTGAAAAG CATCTGTACAACTCTGCAGCGTTTAAAGCCAGGACAAAAATAAGGAATAAAGTGAGGGATAAGCGAGCCGACGTACTATAA
- the LOC121297882 gene encoding hyaluronidase-1-like — protein sequence MFSRTAFLATSALLVAAVQASVGPLETTAASPIVHHKPFVVVWNMPTSRCQSKFGISFDLAMFDIVENQQESFQGQNMTIFYRDSLGQYPYITPEGELTNGGVPQEAALERHLGTAKLEIEDLLREDFSGLAVIDWEEWRPLWARNWGSLRKYRRVSKKLVRLRHPELPEKKVLETAKMEFEMAARELMSRTLQLGSHLRPLGMWGYYKFPDCYNYNWKKPGNYTGHCHPKDPERNDRLAWMWQGSTALYPSIYLHRPLASSGKGALYVRYRVLEAMRVATSFASASGSLPVLPYARVAFAQSLKYLSQMDLEHTIGESASLGAAGVVLWGDLSFTHTQHTCEELQEYVSGVLGRYVVNVTTAARQCSARLCSGNGRCARRDQNSNTRFHLSPYSFQIISPPSPGRGALSVRGKLSKRDLWQLQDSFRCVCYRGWSGLRCQDRIL from the exons ATGTTCTCAAGAACCGCTTTCCTAGCCACCTCTGCCTTGTTAGTGGCTGCAGTCCAGGCTAGCGTCGGACCCCTGGAGACCACGGCTGCCTCTCCCATCGTTCACCACAAGCCCTTCGTGGTGGTGTGGAACATGCCCACGTCCAGGTGCCAGTCCAAGTTCGGGATCAGCTTTGACCTGGCCATGTTCGACATCGTCGAGAATCAGCAAGAGAGTTTCCAGGGCCAGAACATGACCATCTTCTACCGAGACAGCCTGGGCCAGTACCCATACATCACCCCCGAAGGGGAGCTCACAAATGGGGGCGTTCCTCAGGAGGCTGCCTTAGAGAGGCACCTGGGCACAGCCAAGCTGGAGATCGAGGATCTGCTGAGGGAGGACTTCAGCGGGCTGGCCGTCATCGACTGGGAGGAGTGGCGGCCGCTGTGGGCAAGGAACTGGGGCTCCTTGAGGAAGTACCGCCGGGTTTCCAAGAAGCTGGTGAGGCTGCGACATCCAGAGCTGCCCGAGAAGAAGGTCCTAGAGACGGCCAAGATGGAATTCGAGATGGCAGCCAGGGAGCTGATGTCTAGGACGCTACAGCTGGGCAGTCATCTCAGGCCCTTGGGCATGTGGGGTTACTACAAGTTTCCCGACTGCTACAACTACAACTGGAAGAAGCCTGGGAACTACACGGGGCACTGCCACCCAAAGGACCCTGAGAGAAACGACCGTCTGGCCTGGATGTGGCAGGGATCCACAGCTCTGTACCCAAGCATCTACCTGCACCGACCGCTGGCCTCTTCGGGGAAGGGTGCCCTCTACGTACGCTACCGAGTACTGGAAGCCATGAGGGTGGCGACGTCGTTTGCTTCTGCCAGCGGCTCCCTCCCTGTCCTGCCCTACGCCAGAGTGGCTTTCGCACAATCGCTGAAGTACCTGAGCCAG ATGGACCTGGAGCACACGATCGGGGAGAGTGCATCTCTGGGCGCAGCAGGGGTTGTCCTGTGGGGAGACCTCAGCTTCACCCACACACAG cATACCTGCGAGGAGCTGCAGGAGTATGTGAGCGGGGTGCTGGGGCGCTATGTGGTGAACGTGACCACAGCAGCTCGGCAGTGCAGCGCAAGGCTGTGCAGTGGAAACGGCCGCTGTGCCCGGAGGGACCAGAACTCGAATACGAGGTTCCACCTCAGCCCCTACAGCTTCCAGATCATCTCCCCTCCCTCGCCAGGCAGGGGAGCTCTGAGCGTGAGGGGGAAGCTGAGCAAGAGAGACCTCTGGCAGCTACAGGACTCCTTTAGGTGTGTGTGCTACCGGGGCTGGAGCGGGTTGCGCTGTCAGGACCGGATCCTGTAG